The Rhodocytophaga rosea genome has a segment encoding these proteins:
- a CDS encoding PAS domain-containing sensor histidine kinase: MNSQDGNQQSLLSRLAQLEAENKTLQEEISHLRSFQQLASKRFEERLAFEEGYKESAARFQTIFEQSILGNKIIADDLRIIKVNQALQTMLGYNAEDLVGTRVLEYVHPNHVKPWRELQQRLWKEKISSFGIETCLIRKDSSSFPCRVTSILFTEGEHTLGYTILEDISERKLVEVKLKKLYESQEILIHTVAHDLKNPIHIIKTLSSFLKKDMDAFQEIDEQKKFRSLTHLEMIETSCEKAYSIIKDLLLIGEIELGKQPLEKENIEMKSFIEPLLRPFQLAAKEKGIGIHIDFSSEPVYAQINRDKFTRVIENLLSNAIKFTSNGGQVTVRSKKESQRVLLQVSDTGIGIPDSIQSNVFQKFTKAKRRGTEGEATTGLGLYIVKQIVELHKGNIWLESKENIGTSFYIELV; encoded by the coding sequence ATGAATAGCCAGGATGGCAACCAACAATCTCTACTTTCAAGACTTGCTCAACTAGAAGCAGAAAATAAAACCTTACAGGAAGAAATCTCTCATTTACGTTCCTTTCAACAACTTGCTAGTAAAAGGTTTGAAGAACGTCTTGCTTTTGAAGAGGGCTATAAAGAAAGTGCAGCGCGTTTCCAAACCATCTTTGAGCAATCCATTTTAGGAAACAAAATCATTGCAGATGATTTGCGAATTATTAAAGTTAATCAGGCATTGCAAACCATGTTAGGCTATAATGCCGAAGATTTAGTGGGCACAAGAGTCTTAGAATATGTCCATCCTAATCATGTCAAGCCCTGGAGGGAATTACAACAACGTCTATGGAAAGAAAAGATCTCTTCTTTTGGGATAGAAACCTGTTTAATAAGAAAAGATAGTTCTTCCTTCCCTTGTAGAGTCACTTCCATTTTATTTACCGAAGGTGAGCATACCTTAGGCTATACGATTCTAGAAGATATCTCGGAGCGAAAATTGGTAGAAGTAAAGCTCAAAAAGTTATATGAATCCCAGGAAATTCTCATCCATACAGTTGCCCATGATTTAAAAAATCCCATTCACATCATCAAAACCTTAAGTAGCTTTTTAAAAAAGGATATGGATGCTTTCCAAGAGATAGATGAACAAAAGAAATTTCGAAGTCTGACTCATCTTGAGATGATAGAGACTAGCTGTGAGAAAGCCTATTCGATTATTAAGGATTTGTTACTGATAGGAGAAATAGAATTAGGCAAGCAGCCATTAGAAAAAGAAAATATTGAAATGAAAAGCTTTATCGAACCCCTGCTTAGACCATTTCAATTAGCTGCTAAAGAAAAAGGAATAGGTATTCATATAGATTTTTCTTCAGAGCCAGTGTATGCGCAAATTAATAGGGATAAATTTACAAGAGTAATAGAAAATCTACTTTCGAATGCTATTAAATTTACATCCAATGGTGGACAGGTAACCGTACGCTCTAAAAAAGAATCTCAAAGAGTGCTCTTGCAAGTAAGTGATACCGGCATTGGAATACCTGATTCTATACAAAGTAATGTGTTCCAAAAGTTTACTAAAGCGAAAAGACGGGGAACCGAAGGAGAAGCCACGACCGGGTTAGGATTGTATATTGTCAAGCAAATCGTAGAATTACATAAAGGAAATATCTGGCTCGAAAGTAAAGAAAATATAGGTACTTCTTTTTATATAGAATTGGTGTAA
- a CDS encoding GAF domain-containing protein, with amino-acid sequence MHEEDALQELAQGFASMAIGDKFFKSLAAYLAKALGVDYVFIGELTHEKKQVRSVAFYAIDRIVDNIEYPLVGSLCEEVVKPNFCAYPSHVQELFPQNKALKHFGVDSYVGTPLFDSYGNVLGLIYLMHSRPLETLSKIESLLGIVAKRAELELEREQHERWLAQANQELEQRVARRTRALSKSEEALAQKMEQLQRMNDDLENFIYTASHDLKAPITNIEGLIKVLTSST; translated from the coding sequence ATGCATGAAGAAGATGCCTTACAAGAGCTGGCCCAAGGGTTTGCCTCTATGGCCATTGGAGATAAGTTTTTTAAGTCCCTGGCAGCGTATCTGGCCAAGGCCTTGGGGGTAGATTACGTTTTCATCGGAGAATTAACCCATGAGAAAAAACAGGTACGTTCGGTTGCTTTTTATGCTATTGATAGGATTGTAGACAATATAGAGTACCCGCTAGTTGGGTCTTTGTGTGAAGAAGTGGTCAAGCCTAATTTTTGTGCCTATCCCAGCCATGTACAGGAACTGTTTCCACAGAATAAAGCTTTAAAACACTTCGGGGTGGATAGTTATGTAGGTACGCCCTTGTTTGATTCGTATGGAAACGTTCTTGGGTTAATCTATCTCATGCATAGCAGGCCTTTGGAAACCCTTAGCAAAATAGAGTCTTTGCTTGGTATTGTAGCAAAACGGGCTGAACTGGAATTAGAGCGGGAACAGCATGAGCGGTGGTTAGCGCAAGCCAATCAGGAACTTGAGCAACGGGTTGCCCGGCGCACCAGGGCTCTTTCGAAAAGTGAAGAAGCACTTGCTCAAAAAATGGAGCAGTTACAACGCATGAATGATGACTTAGAAAACTTTATTTATACGGCTTCTCATGATCTGAAAGCACCCATAACCAATATCGAGGGCTTAATCAAGGTGCTTACTAGTAGTACATAA
- a CDS encoding IS630 family transposase, with protein sequence MWVIPPKQNAGFVYGMEKVISVYERLFNEKQPVVTLDESPKQLIESKHFIGRDGKKYQDSIYTRQGVRDIYMVFEPLAGKRFCFVEENHNRFTWVKIVSHLLDTTYKECEKITLVEDNLSAHKPSAFYEVYEPEKAKAYLDRVEFVFTPAHGSWLNMAEIELSVLQRDCLDRHIATQAELTREVKAWQENRNAKAVKANWHFANQDARVKLKKLYPTI encoded by the coding sequence ATGTGGGTGATTCCACCCAAACAAAACGCAGGCTTTGTGTATGGAATGGAAAAAGTGATCTCAGTCTATGAAAGATTATTCAATGAAAAGCAGCCGGTTGTCACTTTAGATGAATCACCCAAACAACTCATCGAAAGTAAACACTTTATTGGCAGGGATGGGAAGAAGTATCAGGACAGTATTTATACAAGACAGGGTGTAAGGGATATTTACATGGTCTTTGAGCCTTTAGCCGGTAAGCGGTTTTGTTTTGTGGAAGAAAATCACAACCGCTTTACCTGGGTAAAGATTGTCAGTCACCTGCTGGATACTACTTATAAGGAATGTGAGAAGATTACTTTAGTAGAGGATAACTTGTCAGCTCATAAGCCAAGTGCTTTTTACGAAGTCTATGAGCCTGAAAAAGCAAAAGCCTATCTAGACAGGGTAGAGTTTGTTTTTACACCTGCTCATGGCAGCTGGCTGAATATGGCAGAAATAGAGTTATCTGTACTGCAAAGGGATTGCCTTGACAGGCATATAGCTACCCAAGCAGAATTAACAAGAGAGGTAAAAGCCTGGCAGGAAAACAGAAATGCAAAAGCAGTGAAAGCTAATTGGCATTTCGCCAATCAAGATGCCAGAGTTAAACTCAAAAAACTCTACCCGACTATTTAA
- a CDS encoding helix-turn-helix domain-containing protein has protein sequence MTLYRLTLSQQERDTLTDWLSKGSRKAKDIQKAYVLLASDETTGRESETELAAHYKLSTKSVERIRKAFCEQGMAMFDKKQRKTRSDKKIDGKVEAHLLALVCSEPPQGQSKWKLQMLADKLVELQVIDSISHTSVAGILKKMRLSLG, from the coding sequence ATGACTCTTTATCGACTTACCCTCAGCCAGCAAGAAAGAGATACATTAACCGATTGGCTCAGTAAAGGCAGCCGAAAGGCTAAAGATATTCAGAAAGCCTATGTACTGTTGGCAAGCGATGAGACTACGGGCAGGGAAAGTGAAACAGAGTTAGCTGCTCATTATAAGCTATCTACTAAAAGTGTAGAAAGAATCAGAAAGGCATTCTGTGAGCAAGGTATGGCTATGTTTGACAAGAAGCAGAGAAAAACCAGGAGTGATAAAAAGATAGATGGGAAGGTAGAAGCGCATCTACTGGCTTTAGTCTGCAGTGAGCCGCCACAAGGTCAGTCAAAGTGGAAACTGCAGATGCTGGCAGACAAATTAGTGGAATTGCAGGTGATTGACTCAATTTCTCATACGAGTGTGGCAGGGATATTAAAAAAAATGAGATTAAGCCTTGGCTAA
- a CDS encoding sensor histidine kinase produces MIHTSIGRFKGTIADLTQISKIGKENAQSGGMVNISDTIEEVLLDMRREMEETGVQLAVDMKECPQISFSKKNLKSVIYNLLSNAIKYRALNGPAHIQVSCHQTPEYVVLSIKDNGLGIDLTKKNKIFAMFTRLHTHVEGIGIGLYMVKKILENAGGRIEVDSKVGEGSTFSVYFKK; encoded by the coding sequence ATGATCCATACCTCCATCGGCCGCTTTAAGGGAACAATTGCTGATCTTACTCAAATCTCAAAAATTGGTAAAGAAAATGCACAGTCCGGTGGAATGGTAAATATATCGGATACGATTGAAGAAGTTCTACTGGATATGAGAAGGGAAATGGAGGAAACAGGCGTTCAACTTGCAGTTGATATGAAGGAGTGTCCCCAGATTAGTTTTTCAAAAAAGAACCTTAAAAGTGTTATCTATAATCTGCTCTCTAATGCCATCAAGTACCGGGCGTTAAATGGGCCCGCTCATATTCAGGTTTCTTGTCATCAGACTCCCGAATACGTAGTGCTTTCTATAAAAGACAATGGATTAGGCATAGACCTAACAAAGAAAAACAAGATTTTTGCCATGTTTACCCGTTTACATACGCATGTAGAAGGCATTGGTATTGGTTTATATATGGTCAAAAAAATCCTGGAGAATGCAGGGGGCAGAATAGAGGTAGACAGCAAAGTAGGTGAAGGATCTACTTTTAGTGTGTATTTCAAAAAGTAA
- a CDS encoding chemotaxis protein CheB has translation MTHTPQHIIAIGASAGGIEAIYTFFDHTPLDKASYIIIQHLSPDHQSRLAQLLEKHSKLDIDLAENGMVVEPNKIYVIPNKQFMTLQKGTLYLTSKAGKKGPHHTINTFFHSLAKDQGGKAVGIILSGMGSDGSEGIKAIKKAGGLVIVQDPVTASYDSMPQHALATGVADWVLAPEEMPMQIQVYVHQLQQHTPVNPPASSSELEEKEESTLVAILDLLKSKLPMDFSDYKRATIFRRIRKRMAHHGVNDSRAYLQMLSTHPIELQALAQDFLISVTSFFRDREAFDLIERDVIPQIMNAGEAVKIWVAGCATGEEAYSLAILVQEYVEKTNRQIDVKIFATDLDKLALAIASKGIYPESIAGSMLKERLDRYFIYQNQSYRIKPELRKMLIFAPHNLGKNPPYANMDLISCRNLLIYMNKDLQEKIFSMLHFGLKKGGFLFLGASENTTFLHTHMEEISRKWKIYKKKAHIPLRLDTFSLPIYEDGKSVSLPSSKQAEATTQKPPLGEVLSEIVITEYGGAGVCVDENLQVVDSFGELTTYLLPKVFNFNLLDLLPEPLALPVRAALQRALKSGQGVGIKSTHVGDSQEGRAVEVLVKPFTDRRLEKRFLLVLFRETSTGSDAGKERGEKWMDTSLQTREYVESLEEELRQTKEKLHDTQEKLVAMGENMLSFNEELLSANEEMQSANEEMQSSNEELQSVNEELQNVNSEYQGKIKELTELNDDLNNYFRSNVNGQVFVDRELKLKKFSPSVVELINLQERDIGRPLDHITTNIKFETFREDMTKVIAEGGIIVKEVQSAHKCYQVMAMPYIRQSDNRIDGAILTFYEITELKRLQGELQERNTSLLRINDDLDTFVFTASHDLLNLIAHIQGLIELLHITNNSVNPDTSVNPQAEEFYRMIDTAITKFKALIRELSGIGKIESERLREGEDVYFEELIEDIKLSIATLLEATHTQIEVAFEVPSIHFSKKNLRSMLYNLISNAIKYKSSERDPHIVIHTKALPGFLLLRVEDNGMGIEQSKVASIFTLYHRLSEQIEGQGIGLYLTQKIIHAAGGHIEVESKVGKGTTFRLFFKL, from the coding sequence ATGACACATACTCCCCAACATATTATTGCTATTGGCGCTTCAGCAGGAGGTATTGAAGCCATCTATACTTTTTTTGACCATACGCCCCTTGATAAAGCTTCTTATATCATTATTCAGCATTTATCCCCCGATCATCAAAGTAGGCTGGCTCAATTACTTGAAAAGCATAGCAAGCTCGATATTGACCTGGCAGAAAATGGAATGGTAGTGGAACCTAATAAAATATATGTGATCCCTAATAAGCAGTTTATGACTCTGCAAAAGGGGACGCTGTACTTAACTAGCAAAGCAGGAAAAAAAGGACCCCATCACACCATAAATACTTTCTTTCATTCCCTGGCTAAAGATCAGGGCGGGAAAGCCGTAGGTATCATTCTCTCAGGTATGGGAAGTGATGGCAGCGAAGGAATTAAAGCCATAAAAAAAGCCGGAGGATTAGTCATTGTGCAAGATCCGGTAACTGCTAGCTACGATTCCATGCCTCAACATGCCTTAGCCACAGGAGTAGCCGATTGGGTACTGGCACCAGAAGAGATGCCCATGCAAATCCAGGTTTATGTGCATCAATTGCAGCAACATACTCCTGTAAATCCGCCTGCCTCTTCCAGTGAGCTGGAAGAAAAAGAAGAATCTACTCTGGTGGCTATTTTAGATCTGCTCAAGAGCAAATTACCGATGGATTTTTCTGACTATAAAAGGGCTACCATTTTTAGAAGGATACGTAAACGAATGGCCCATCATGGGGTAAATGATTCCAGGGCGTATCTGCAAATGCTTTCAACCCATCCCATAGAACTACAGGCACTCGCTCAGGATTTTTTAATTAGTGTGACCTCCTTTTTCAGAGACCGGGAAGCCTTTGATCTGATTGAGCGGGATGTAATTCCCCAAATTATGAATGCAGGGGAGGCGGTGAAAATCTGGGTAGCTGGCTGTGCGACAGGCGAAGAGGCCTATTCCCTGGCTATACTGGTGCAGGAATATGTAGAGAAAACTAATAGGCAAATTGATGTTAAAATTTTTGCTACCGATTTAGATAAACTTGCCCTGGCCATAGCTTCCAAAGGGATCTATCCGGAAAGCATTGCCGGTAGCATGCTCAAGGAAAGGCTGGACCGGTATTTTATTTACCAGAATCAAAGCTACCGCATTAAACCGGAACTTCGAAAAATGCTCATTTTTGCCCCCCATAATTTGGGAAAAAATCCGCCTTATGCCAATATGGATCTTATCTCCTGCCGTAATCTGCTCATTTATATGAACAAAGATTTACAGGAGAAGATATTTTCTATGCTGCATTTTGGCCTTAAAAAAGGAGGATTTTTATTTTTAGGAGCCAGCGAAAATACTACGTTCCTCCACACGCATATGGAGGAAATCAGCCGCAAGTGGAAAATTTACAAAAAAAAGGCACATATACCTCTTCGCCTGGATACTTTCTCTTTACCCATCTATGAGGATGGTAAATCTGTATCCTTGCCTTCCTCTAAACAAGCGGAGGCAACTACCCAAAAACCTCCATTAGGGGAAGTCTTGAGTGAAATAGTGATAACTGAATATGGAGGAGCCGGTGTATGCGTGGATGAGAATCTGCAAGTAGTAGATTCCTTTGGAGAATTAACTACATACCTATTACCCAAAGTATTTAATTTTAATCTCTTAGATCTGTTGCCAGAACCGCTTGCCCTGCCAGTTAGAGCTGCCCTTCAGCGGGCATTAAAATCCGGGCAAGGGGTAGGCATTAAAAGTACACACGTAGGAGATTCACAGGAAGGGAGGGCAGTAGAGGTGTTAGTAAAACCCTTTACAGATCGTCGTCTTGAGAAGAGGTTCCTGCTGGTTCTGTTTCGGGAGACCTCTACAGGAAGTGATGCTGGCAAAGAACGTGGAGAGAAGTGGATGGATACTTCTTTGCAGACACGTGAATATGTGGAGAGCCTCGAAGAGGAACTCAGACAGACAAAGGAGAAACTGCATGACACCCAGGAAAAACTTGTGGCTATGGGGGAGAATATGCTTTCTTTTAATGAAGAATTATTGTCAGCCAATGAGGAGATGCAGAGTGCCAACGAGGAAATGCAAAGCTCCAATGAGGAATTGCAATCAGTCAATGAAGAATTGCAAAACGTCAACAGTGAATACCAGGGAAAAATTAAGGAACTCACTGAGTTAAATGATGACTTGAATAATTACTTTCGAAGCAATGTGAATGGGCAGGTTTTTGTAGATAGGGAGCTGAAGTTGAAAAAATTTTCTCCTTCAGTGGTCGAGCTGATCAATTTACAGGAAAGAGATATTGGCAGGCCACTAGATCATATCACCACCAATATTAAATTTGAAACCTTCCGGGAGGATATGACAAAGGTGATAGCAGAAGGAGGTATCATTGTTAAGGAAGTGCAATCCGCTCATAAATGCTACCAAGTGATGGCCATGCCCTATATCCGGCAAAGCGATAATAGAATTGATGGAGCCATCCTTACCTTTTATGAGATCACAGAACTTAAACGTCTACAAGGGGAACTCCAGGAGCGCAATACGAGCCTGCTTCGGATCAATGACGATTTAGATACATTCGTTTTTACCGCTTCTCATGACCTGTTAAATCTCATTGCCCATATTCAAGGCTTAATCGAGCTTCTTCATATTACTAATAATAGTGTTAATCCGGATACTAGTGTTAACCCGCAGGCCGAAGAATTTTACCGGATGATTGATACGGCCATTACAAAATTTAAGGCGCTCATCAGGGAGTTATCAGGGATTGGAAAAATAGAGAGTGAGCGGTTAAGGGAAGGAGAAGATGTGTATTTTGAAGAGCTAATAGAGGATATTAAGCTCAGCATTGCAACTCTATTAGAGGCCACCCATACACAGATCGAGGTTGCATTTGAAGTACCCTCTATCCACTTCTCAAAAAAAAACTTACGCAGTATGCTCTACAATCTGATCAGCAATGCCATTAAATATAAATCTTCAGAGCGCGACCCTCACATTGTGATCCACACCAAAGCTCTCCCAGGTTTTCTTCTGTTACGCGTGGAAGATAATGGGATGGGAATAGAGCAAAGCAAAGTTGCTTCGATCTTTACGCTCTATCATCGCCTGAGTGAGCAAATAGAAGGGCAAGGCATTGGACTGTATCTGACACAAAAAATTATCCATGCAGCAGGAGGTCACATTGAGGTGGAAAGCAAAGTGGGAAAAGGTACGACCTTTAGGTTGTTTTTTAAGCTGTAG
- a CDS encoding RNA polymerase sigma factor: MSCLAQQEIISLIKNKEKEGFDRLYDTYSVALYKLSLHITSDDKLAQQVLENSFVFIWKNIDTYTPSQISFGVWLISIVKQEANKMAHLQVND; this comes from the coding sequence ATGTCCTGCTTAGCTCAACAAGAGATAATCTCATTAATAAAAAATAAAGAGAAAGAAGGGTTTGATCGATTATATGACACGTATAGTGTAGCCTTATATAAACTAAGTTTACATATCACTAGTGATGATAAACTGGCACAACAGGTATTAGAAAATTCTTTTGTATTCATCTGGAAAAACATCGATACCTATACTCCCTCTCAAATTAGCTTTGGCGTATGGCTCATCTCAATTGTTAAACAAGAGGCAAACAAAATGGCCCATTTGCAAGTAAATGATTAA
- a CDS encoding fatty acid desaturase family protein has product MLKIKPKRHVKFSAASKSLFFSTLKKRVDFYFKEKNVSIHANKKMIVKSIILLALYVTPFLCILLLQPPFLMGLVFWLVMGLGLAGIGMSVMHDANHSAFSAIKWVNSVIGYSLNLVGGSVFNWKLQHNILHHTYTNIVGMDEDIEDRLVLRFSPHTKVKFYHRLQWIYAFMFYGILTLYWVSLKDFIQFFKYIKSGLNSHSPGENILIFTKILAIKLVYFFCMLIAPTLFWGIPFYQILTGFLLMHFVGGIILTTVFQLAHTVEGTSHPLPDEKGTIENEWAIHQLNTTVNFSRESKWISWYVGGLNFQIEHHLFPKICHVHYPQIAKIVKHTAEEYNINYLENKTFYQALRSHLTTLHHLGRLPNINEALV; this is encoded by the coding sequence ATGTTGAAAATAAAACCGAAGAGGCATGTAAAATTTAGTGCTGCTAGTAAATCATTGTTTTTTAGTACACTAAAAAAACGTGTAGATTTTTATTTTAAAGAAAAGAATGTGTCAATACACGCCAATAAGAAAATGATAGTCAAATCCATTATCTTATTAGCTCTTTATGTAACCCCCTTTCTGTGTATACTGCTTTTACAGCCGCCATTTTTGATGGGTTTAGTTTTCTGGCTAGTAATGGGATTAGGTTTAGCAGGAATTGGCATGAGTGTCATGCATGATGCGAATCATAGTGCTTTTTCAGCGATAAAATGGGTGAACTCCGTAATTGGATATAGCTTAAATCTAGTGGGTGGTTCAGTTTTCAACTGGAAATTGCAGCACAATATACTTCATCACACCTATACGAATATTGTTGGGATGGATGAGGATATTGAGGACAGACTGGTTTTACGTTTTTCACCCCATACAAAGGTTAAATTTTATCACCGCCTGCAGTGGATCTATGCCTTTATGTTTTATGGAATACTTACCCTCTACTGGGTATCTTTAAAAGACTTTATCCAGTTTTTCAAATATATAAAAAGCGGTTTGAACTCACATAGCCCTGGGGAAAATATATTAATCTTCACTAAGATTCTAGCCATTAAACTGGTATACTTTTTTTGTATGCTAATAGCCCCTACCCTTTTTTGGGGAATCCCTTTTTATCAGATCCTCACTGGATTCTTGCTTATGCACTTTGTGGGAGGGATCATTTTAACTACTGTATTCCAGCTCGCTCATACGGTGGAAGGAACCAGCCATCCCCTTCCGGATGAAAAAGGCACTATTGAAAATGAATGGGCCATTCATCAACTCAATACGACAGTAAATTTTTCACGGGAAAGTAAATGGATATCCTGGTATGTAGGAGGATTGAATTTTCAGATCGAACATCATCTTTTTCCCAAAATTTGTCATGTACATTATCCACAGATTGCCAAAATCGTTAAACACACGGCTGAGGAATACAATATTAATTACTTAGAGAATAAAACATTTTATCAGGCCTTGCGCTCTCATTTAACTACTTTGCACCATTTGGGAAGATTACCCAATATCAATGAGGCCTTGGTATAA